A window from Clupea harengus chromosome 14, Ch_v2.0.2, whole genome shotgun sequence encodes these proteins:
- the orc3 gene encoding origin recognition complex subunit 3 isoform X2, protein MATSSVSKGCFVFKPSSKKRKKNSDVDYFIEGSDDGEMARIRVNICQRLWDMTKSETEMLQDELNKKILDSLLEFIKKCASSFQSQMNDWASLMRASEIPTAALVLGVNVPDHDMTFQSLSVLLQQSVTPFVVSVQAKECTALKHLMQKVLERLIGVDVAVDDDDEDGGQRSAPVHQKRVHCSLSSLCDWYSSVTKKYETSPGKKRTSMAKDMISKPPIVIIFKDLEAFNPRVLQDFIVICSRYIQKLPLMFIFGIATSPSTIQHMLPHSVSSLLCIELFQSLSCTQHLATVVDKLVLNTEFPFKLSGKVLQVLVSIFLYHDFSVRNFIKGLQLALVEHFHSQPLSVLCCPKKEALDHAQKLSHQEVERIRQLPSFMRYVENQEPQKQVELLTNDGCVKEVCKILMKALRKYHKNYYPILRCLHTLTSSLPKYPLGKQIREIHISCLEKNVWETEEYDSAMQLLKLMAKDELVALLQKCVVILSSSKSKKMKAALGQLQNYLAKFDQLDTLSAEEVMQEAVSPEKDLQKKTDLFQLQKTLLERKETRRTKKMTPFEVLRNQILEFVDSLVRAHLVPPESQPLNEVCYYGSSGVLRRHLNATPRTSIQTALSHPYYYLQHEGLKTDSGTFSNAAPDICIVHKLHLECGRLINLFDWLEAYSTVVSAAEGKDPDSSDYGKVDELKHARFIQAVSELEFLGFVKSTKMKTDHVARLTWGGC, encoded by the exons ATGGCAACATCTTCTGTATCGAAG ggctgttttgttttcaagCCAAGTtctaaaaagaggaagaaaaattCCGATGTTG ACTATTTCATTGAAGGTAGTGACGATGGAGAAATGGCAAGAATACGGGTCAACATCTGTCAGAGACTTTGGGACATGACGAAATCTGAGACTGAG ATGTTGCAGGATGAACTCAACAAGAAAATCTTGGATAGCCTGCTTGAGTTCATCAAAAAATGTGCCTCAAGCTTTCAGTCCCAAATGAATGACTGGGCCTCTCTTATGAGGGCCAGCGAGATCCCCACTGCTGCCTTGGTGCTGG GAGTGAATGTACCAGATCATGACATGACATTCCAGAGCCTTTCAGTGCTCTTGCAGCAGTCTGTAACTCCGTTTGTGGTTTCTGTGCAAGCCAAAGAGTGTACAG CACTAAAGCACCTGATGCAGAAGGTCCTGGAGAGACTAATAGGAGTAGATGTGGCTGTGGATGACGACGACGAAGATGGAGGTCAGCGCAGTGCTCCCGTCCACCAAAAGAGGGTGCACTGCTCCCTCAGTTCACTCTGTGATTGGTACAGTTCAGTAACCAAG aAATATGAAACTTCTCCAGGCAAAAAACGTACTTCGATGGCCAAAGACATGATATCTAAGCCACCCATAGTAATCATTTTCAAAGACCTTGAAGCCTTCAACCCACGGGTACTACAGGACTTCATTGTGATTTGCAG TCGATACATCCAGAAACTCCCTTTGATGTTCATCTTTGGAATTGCCACGTCTCCCAGCACCATCCAGCACATGCTGccccactctgtgtcctctctgctctgcatcGAGCTCTTTCAGTCTCTGTCCTGCACACAACACCTGGCCACAGTCGTTGACAAG CTGGTTCTGAATACAGAGTTCCCCTTCAAGCTCTCTGGCAAGGTACTGCAGGTGCTAGTGAGCATTTTTCTCTACCACGACTTTTCGGTCCGCAATTTCATTAAGGGCCTTCAG ctggccctggtcgaGCACTTCCACTCCCAGCCCCtcagtgtgctgtgctgcccCAAAAAGGAGGCTCTGGATCACGCCCAGAAACTCAGCCaccaggaggtggagaggatCCGACAGCTGCCATCCTTTATGAG gTATGTGGAAAATCAGGAGCCACAAAAACAAGTTGAGCTGCTGACCAATGATGGGTGTGTAAAG GAAGTGTGTAAGATTTTGATGAAAGCCCTCAGGAAGTATCACAAGAACTACTACCCCATCCTCAGATGTCTCCATACTTTGACATCCTCGCTGCCCAAGTACCCCTTGGGGAAACAG ATCAGAGAGATACACATATCCTGTCTGGAGAAGAATGTTTGGGAGACTGAAGAGTATGACTCTGCAATGCAGCTCCTTAA ATTGATGGCCAAAGATGAACTTGTTGCACTTTTGCAGAAGTGTGTGGTCATTCTGAGTTCCAGCAAGTCAAAGAAAATGAAAGCTGCTCTTGGACAGCTGCAGAACTACTTAGCAAAATTTGACCAACTTGACA CTCTCTCAGCAGAGGAGGTAATGCAAGAGGCGGTTTCACCAGAAAAGGATCTCCAGAAGAAAACTGACCTTTTCCAACTTCAGAAG ACTCTTCTAGAGAGGAAGGAAACCAGAAGAACCAAGAAGATGACTCCTTTCGAGGTGCTCCGAAATCAAATTCTGGAATTTGTCGACAGTCTTGTAAG AGCGCACCTGGTTCCGCCTGAGTCACAGCCATTGAATGAGGTGTGCTATTACGGTTCTTCTGGGGTCCTCCGGAGACATCTCAATGCCACCCCTCGTACCTCCATTCAGACCGCCCTCAGTCACCCGTACTATTACTTACAG CATGAAGGTCTGAAGACCGACAGTGGCACGTTCTCTAACGCAGCCCCTGACATCTGCATTGTGCACAAACTCCACCTTGAGTGTGGGAGGCTAATTAACCTTTTTGACTGGCTGGAG GCGTATTCCACAGTTGTCAGTGCAGCAGAGGGTAAAGATCCTGATTCCAGTGATTATGGCAAGGTGGATGAACTAAAGCA TGCTCGATTCATCCAAGCGGTGTCAGAGCTGGAGTTCCTGGGATTTGTGAAGTCCACCAAGATGAAGACTGACCATGTAGCACGACTGACTTGGGGAGGCTGCTAA
- the orc3 gene encoding origin recognition complex subunit 3 isoform X3 — protein sequence MATSSVSKGCFVFKPSSKKRKKNSDVGSDDGEMARIRVNICQRLWDMTKSETEMLQDELNKKILDSLLEFIKKCASSFQSQMNDWASLMRASEIPTAALVLGVNVPDHDMTFQSLSVLLQQSVTPFVVSVQAKECTALKHLMQKVLERLIGVDVAVDDDDEDGGQRSAPVHQKRVHCSLSSLCDWYSSVTKKYETSPGKKRTSMAKDMISKPPIVIIFKDLEAFNPRVLQDFIVICSRYIQKLPLMFIFGIATSPSTIQHMLPHSVSSLLCIELFQSLSCTQHLATVVDKLVLNTEFPFKLSGKVLQVLVSIFLYHDFSVRNFIKGLQLALVEHFHSQPLSVLCCPKKEALDHAQKLSHQEVERIRQLPSFMRYVENQEPQKQVELLTNDGCVKEVCKILMKALRKYHKNYYPILRCLHTLTSSLPKYPLGKQIREIHISCLEKNVWETEEYDSAMQLLKLMAKDELVALLQKCVVILSSSKSKKMKAALGQLQNYLAKFDQLDTLSAEEVMQEAVSPEKDLQKKTDLFQLQKTLLERKETRRTKKMTPFEVLRNQILEFVDSLVRAHLVPPESQPLNEVCYYGSSGVLRRHLNATPRTSIQTALSHPYYYLQHEGLKTDSGTFSNAAPDICIVHKLHLECGRLINLFDWLEAYSTVVSAAEGKDPDSSDYGKVDELKHARFIQAVSELEFLGFVKSTKMKTDHVARLTWGGC from the exons ATGGCAACATCTTCTGTATCGAAG ggctgttttgttttcaagCCAAGTtctaaaaagaggaagaaaaattCCGATGTTG GTAGTGACGATGGAGAAATGGCAAGAATACGGGTCAACATCTGTCAGAGACTTTGGGACATGACGAAATCTGAGACTGAG ATGTTGCAGGATGAACTCAACAAGAAAATCTTGGATAGCCTGCTTGAGTTCATCAAAAAATGTGCCTCAAGCTTTCAGTCCCAAATGAATGACTGGGCCTCTCTTATGAGGGCCAGCGAGATCCCCACTGCTGCCTTGGTGCTGG GAGTGAATGTACCAGATCATGACATGACATTCCAGAGCCTTTCAGTGCTCTTGCAGCAGTCTGTAACTCCGTTTGTGGTTTCTGTGCAAGCCAAAGAGTGTACAG CACTAAAGCACCTGATGCAGAAGGTCCTGGAGAGACTAATAGGAGTAGATGTGGCTGTGGATGACGACGACGAAGATGGAGGTCAGCGCAGTGCTCCCGTCCACCAAAAGAGGGTGCACTGCTCCCTCAGTTCACTCTGTGATTGGTACAGTTCAGTAACCAAG aAATATGAAACTTCTCCAGGCAAAAAACGTACTTCGATGGCCAAAGACATGATATCTAAGCCACCCATAGTAATCATTTTCAAAGACCTTGAAGCCTTCAACCCACGGGTACTACAGGACTTCATTGTGATTTGCAG TCGATACATCCAGAAACTCCCTTTGATGTTCATCTTTGGAATTGCCACGTCTCCCAGCACCATCCAGCACATGCTGccccactctgtgtcctctctgctctgcatcGAGCTCTTTCAGTCTCTGTCCTGCACACAACACCTGGCCACAGTCGTTGACAAG CTGGTTCTGAATACAGAGTTCCCCTTCAAGCTCTCTGGCAAGGTACTGCAGGTGCTAGTGAGCATTTTTCTCTACCACGACTTTTCGGTCCGCAATTTCATTAAGGGCCTTCAG ctggccctggtcgaGCACTTCCACTCCCAGCCCCtcagtgtgctgtgctgcccCAAAAAGGAGGCTCTGGATCACGCCCAGAAACTCAGCCaccaggaggtggagaggatCCGACAGCTGCCATCCTTTATGAG gTATGTGGAAAATCAGGAGCCACAAAAACAAGTTGAGCTGCTGACCAATGATGGGTGTGTAAAG GAAGTGTGTAAGATTTTGATGAAAGCCCTCAGGAAGTATCACAAGAACTACTACCCCATCCTCAGATGTCTCCATACTTTGACATCCTCGCTGCCCAAGTACCCCTTGGGGAAACAG ATCAGAGAGATACACATATCCTGTCTGGAGAAGAATGTTTGGGAGACTGAAGAGTATGACTCTGCAATGCAGCTCCTTAA ATTGATGGCCAAAGATGAACTTGTTGCACTTTTGCAGAAGTGTGTGGTCATTCTGAGTTCCAGCAAGTCAAAGAAAATGAAAGCTGCTCTTGGACAGCTGCAGAACTACTTAGCAAAATTTGACCAACTTGACA CTCTCTCAGCAGAGGAGGTAATGCAAGAGGCGGTTTCACCAGAAAAGGATCTCCAGAAGAAAACTGACCTTTTCCAACTTCAGAAG ACTCTTCTAGAGAGGAAGGAAACCAGAAGAACCAAGAAGATGACTCCTTTCGAGGTGCTCCGAAATCAAATTCTGGAATTTGTCGACAGTCTTGTAAG AGCGCACCTGGTTCCGCCTGAGTCACAGCCATTGAATGAGGTGTGCTATTACGGTTCTTCTGGGGTCCTCCGGAGACATCTCAATGCCACCCCTCGTACCTCCATTCAGACCGCCCTCAGTCACCCGTACTATTACTTACAG CATGAAGGTCTGAAGACCGACAGTGGCACGTTCTCTAACGCAGCCCCTGACATCTGCATTGTGCACAAACTCCACCTTGAGTGTGGGAGGCTAATTAACCTTTTTGACTGGCTGGAG GCGTATTCCACAGTTGTCAGTGCAGCAGAGGGTAAAGATCCTGATTCCAGTGATTATGGCAAGGTGGATGAACTAAAGCA TGCTCGATTCATCCAAGCGGTGTCAGAGCTGGAGTTCCTGGGATTTGTGAAGTCCACCAAGATGAAGACTGACCATGTAGCACGACTGACTTGGGGAGGCTGCTAA
- the orc3 gene encoding origin recognition complex subunit 3 isoform X1: MATSSVSKGCFVFKPSSKKRKKNSDVVDYFIEGSDDGEMARIRVNICQRLWDMTKSETEMLQDELNKKILDSLLEFIKKCASSFQSQMNDWASLMRASEIPTAALVLGVNVPDHDMTFQSLSVLLQQSVTPFVVSVQAKECTALKHLMQKVLERLIGVDVAVDDDDEDGGQRSAPVHQKRVHCSLSSLCDWYSSVTKKYETSPGKKRTSMAKDMISKPPIVIIFKDLEAFNPRVLQDFIVICSRYIQKLPLMFIFGIATSPSTIQHMLPHSVSSLLCIELFQSLSCTQHLATVVDKLVLNTEFPFKLSGKVLQVLVSIFLYHDFSVRNFIKGLQLALVEHFHSQPLSVLCCPKKEALDHAQKLSHQEVERIRQLPSFMRYVENQEPQKQVELLTNDGCVKEVCKILMKALRKYHKNYYPILRCLHTLTSSLPKYPLGKQIREIHISCLEKNVWETEEYDSAMQLLKLMAKDELVALLQKCVVILSSSKSKKMKAALGQLQNYLAKFDQLDTLSAEEVMQEAVSPEKDLQKKTDLFQLQKTLLERKETRRTKKMTPFEVLRNQILEFVDSLVRAHLVPPESQPLNEVCYYGSSGVLRRHLNATPRTSIQTALSHPYYYLQHEGLKTDSGTFSNAAPDICIVHKLHLECGRLINLFDWLEAYSTVVSAAEGKDPDSSDYGKVDELKHARFIQAVSELEFLGFVKSTKMKTDHVARLTWGGC; this comes from the exons ATGGCAACATCTTCTGTATCGAAG ggctgttttgttttcaagCCAAGTtctaaaaagaggaagaaaaattCCGATGTTG TAGACTATTTCATTGAAGGTAGTGACGATGGAGAAATGGCAAGAATACGGGTCAACATCTGTCAGAGACTTTGGGACATGACGAAATCTGAGACTGAG ATGTTGCAGGATGAACTCAACAAGAAAATCTTGGATAGCCTGCTTGAGTTCATCAAAAAATGTGCCTCAAGCTTTCAGTCCCAAATGAATGACTGGGCCTCTCTTATGAGGGCCAGCGAGATCCCCACTGCTGCCTTGGTGCTGG GAGTGAATGTACCAGATCATGACATGACATTCCAGAGCCTTTCAGTGCTCTTGCAGCAGTCTGTAACTCCGTTTGTGGTTTCTGTGCAAGCCAAAGAGTGTACAG CACTAAAGCACCTGATGCAGAAGGTCCTGGAGAGACTAATAGGAGTAGATGTGGCTGTGGATGACGACGACGAAGATGGAGGTCAGCGCAGTGCTCCCGTCCACCAAAAGAGGGTGCACTGCTCCCTCAGTTCACTCTGTGATTGGTACAGTTCAGTAACCAAG aAATATGAAACTTCTCCAGGCAAAAAACGTACTTCGATGGCCAAAGACATGATATCTAAGCCACCCATAGTAATCATTTTCAAAGACCTTGAAGCCTTCAACCCACGGGTACTACAGGACTTCATTGTGATTTGCAG TCGATACATCCAGAAACTCCCTTTGATGTTCATCTTTGGAATTGCCACGTCTCCCAGCACCATCCAGCACATGCTGccccactctgtgtcctctctgctctgcatcGAGCTCTTTCAGTCTCTGTCCTGCACACAACACCTGGCCACAGTCGTTGACAAG CTGGTTCTGAATACAGAGTTCCCCTTCAAGCTCTCTGGCAAGGTACTGCAGGTGCTAGTGAGCATTTTTCTCTACCACGACTTTTCGGTCCGCAATTTCATTAAGGGCCTTCAG ctggccctggtcgaGCACTTCCACTCCCAGCCCCtcagtgtgctgtgctgcccCAAAAAGGAGGCTCTGGATCACGCCCAGAAACTCAGCCaccaggaggtggagaggatCCGACAGCTGCCATCCTTTATGAG gTATGTGGAAAATCAGGAGCCACAAAAACAAGTTGAGCTGCTGACCAATGATGGGTGTGTAAAG GAAGTGTGTAAGATTTTGATGAAAGCCCTCAGGAAGTATCACAAGAACTACTACCCCATCCTCAGATGTCTCCATACTTTGACATCCTCGCTGCCCAAGTACCCCTTGGGGAAACAG ATCAGAGAGATACACATATCCTGTCTGGAGAAGAATGTTTGGGAGACTGAAGAGTATGACTCTGCAATGCAGCTCCTTAA ATTGATGGCCAAAGATGAACTTGTTGCACTTTTGCAGAAGTGTGTGGTCATTCTGAGTTCCAGCAAGTCAAAGAAAATGAAAGCTGCTCTTGGACAGCTGCAGAACTACTTAGCAAAATTTGACCAACTTGACA CTCTCTCAGCAGAGGAGGTAATGCAAGAGGCGGTTTCACCAGAAAAGGATCTCCAGAAGAAAACTGACCTTTTCCAACTTCAGAAG ACTCTTCTAGAGAGGAAGGAAACCAGAAGAACCAAGAAGATGACTCCTTTCGAGGTGCTCCGAAATCAAATTCTGGAATTTGTCGACAGTCTTGTAAG AGCGCACCTGGTTCCGCCTGAGTCACAGCCATTGAATGAGGTGTGCTATTACGGTTCTTCTGGGGTCCTCCGGAGACATCTCAATGCCACCCCTCGTACCTCCATTCAGACCGCCCTCAGTCACCCGTACTATTACTTACAG CATGAAGGTCTGAAGACCGACAGTGGCACGTTCTCTAACGCAGCCCCTGACATCTGCATTGTGCACAAACTCCACCTTGAGTGTGGGAGGCTAATTAACCTTTTTGACTGGCTGGAG GCGTATTCCACAGTTGTCAGTGCAGCAGAGGGTAAAGATCCTGATTCCAGTGATTATGGCAAGGTGGATGAACTAAAGCA TGCTCGATTCATCCAAGCGGTGTCAGAGCTGGAGTTCCTGGGATTTGTGAAGTCCACCAAGATGAAGACTGACCATGTAGCACGACTGACTTGGGGAGGCTGCTAA